TCATCAGGGGGATAGGGTACGGATTTCACCCCGGCCTGGGTTCTACGTGAACACAAATTTGTCAAAGTAAGGAGGCTTTGATAAGAATGAAGAACGAAGAAAAGCAAGTAAAAATCCGACCCCAGAGGGGCCGGCTTTGGTATAAGCCCGGAGGGCATGATTTACCGGTCCTGAGCTGGTTACCTCCTAAGTGACAAAAAAGCCGGTCCGTGTTAGTCTCTCATTTTTTAGGGCTGGGCTGAAGCCTCACGAGTCGAACCTGAACCTGTCTGGTCTTGCGACCTGAACTGTTTGATTAGCAAACCTATACTCTTGGGTTTTGGTTAGCTCAAACAATAAGATTATGGCAGAGCCGATTATCTCTGACCTGGCCCAAAGGACCAGGGTTTCTAAGTCCAACCAAAATAATGAGAGTGAGGACCAGAAAGACAATCAGACTGGCCGGAAAGAAAAAGACCTTTTTGCAACCGAACAGATCGAAATCGAAGAAATGGCCATAGATGGTATCTGTGGTGTCTATTGAGCCTGTCGAATAGGTTGCTGGAAAAAAAATGACAGCTTTATCAGAAACCAGGTATCGGCTCTCCTCGGGGGCCCAAGTTCGAGAGGAAGATTTTGGGCTCCTGTTCTATGCCATGAAAGGGCCCCGGCTTTTTTTTCTCTCCTGTGGCTCCCTGCTGGATCCCTCTTTTTTTCAGGGAG
Above is a window of Deltaproteobacteria bacterium DNA encoding:
- the mftA gene encoding mycofactocin precursor MftA (Mycofactocin is a small molecule electron carrier derived from the final two amino acids, Val-Tyr, of MftA, the mycofactocin precursor. It plays a role in redox homeostasis and the metabolism of alcohols and aldehydes in Actinobacteria, including Mycobacterium tuberculosis.) produces the protein MAEPIISDLAQRTRVSKSNQNNESEDQKDNQTGRKEKDLFATEQIEIEEMAIDGICGVY
- the mftB gene encoding mycofactocin biosynthesis chaperone MftB (MftB, a small protein, is a peptide chaperone that assists the radical SAM enzyme MftC in performing two modifications to the C-terminal Val-Tyr dipeptide of the mycofactocin precursor peptide, MftA. MftB's role is analogous to the role of PqqD in the biosynthesis of PQQ, a cofactor that derives entirely from a Tyr and a Glu in the precursor PqqA.) — protein: MTALSETRYRLSSGAQVREEDFGLLFYAMKGPRLFFLSCGSLLDPSFFQGEMSLDQWIKARGKAGLPSEKAIKALEGSLSQLKEKGVIFEC